Proteins found in one Carcharodon carcharias isolate sCarCar2 chromosome 8, sCarCar2.pri, whole genome shotgun sequence genomic segment:
- the LOC121281536 gene encoding uncharacterized protein LOC121281536 has translation MEKCADLNKRRGTLLSCGSSVRGNSAAPHKKSQLDSSVNCVQTLELIKPTVFKVSIKDKYEIRTTDICPSLKQPPDSSQLNLGKVTAWSNTNSVPTSLKRQTTQSWHTRTEPQRCPPRSTNPKDKTPLENKMSFIAAFGTKCGLLERTSSRASSCRSLTFSKNESKIQELKFQSLDDELENLIQQIIDEQHITSEDNTSPNHDAEDHISKKEMVMETPCETVASSVTLDSEFQQTEVNVHETLHLYLPIHDIQEEEEFTTTGEPCEDVSQNLEVSSGDLKRKQNYKNTKTKQEEKNGNWIKDSAWASPPGSRFKDHMQRRLTHARKSVPAPAVNVNSIEQKKYSEILEDPWSRLNQTQPLKHNYIDRPMFDLTIYDLEAELDNTNRLQEGIYINNS, from the exons ATGGAAAAATGCGCAGATCTTAACAAGAGGCGGGGAACTTTACTGAGCTGCGGAAGCAGTGTTCGCGGGAATTCGGCAGCGCCGCATAAAAAG AGCCAGTTAGATTCTTCTGTAAATTGTGTACAAACCTTAGAACTGATCAAGCCAACAGTCTTTAAAGTTTCCATCAAGGACAAGTATGAAATTAGAACAACAGACATATGCCCATCTCTCAAACAACCTCCTGATTCTTCTCAACTAAATCTAGGTAAAGTAACAGCATG GAGTAATACAAATTCCGTCCCTACCTCACTAAAGAGGCAAACTACTCAAAGTTGGCACACAAGAACAGAACCTCAAAGATGTCCTCCCAGATCAACAAATCCAAAAGACAAAACACCACTTGAGAACAAAATGTCTTTTATTGCAG CATTCGGGACAAAATGTGGCCTTCTGGAGCGAACAAGCAGCAGGGCATCTTCATGCCGTAGCCTTACATTCTCAAAGAATGAATCAAAAATCCAGGAACTCAAATTTCAAAGTTTAGACGATGAACTAGAAAATCTTATTCAACAGATTATTGACGAACAGCATATTACAA GTGAAGACAATACAAGTCCTAACCATGATGCTGAAGACCATATTTCAAAGAAAGAAATGGTGATGGAAACACCTTGTGAAACAGTTGCTTCATCTGTGACTCTTGATTCAGAATTTCAGCAGACTGAAGTAAATGTCCATGAAACACTTCACCTCTACCTGCCTATCCATGACATTCAAGAGGAGGAGGAGTTCACAACCACAGG GGAACCATGTGAAGATGTTTCACAGAATCTTGAGGTATCCAGTGGAGATTTAAAGAGAAAACAGAATTACAAAAATACTAAAACAAAGCAAGAAGAGAAGAATGGCAACTGGATCAAAGATTCTGCCTGGGCATCTCCGCCTGGCAGTAGATTCAAAGATCACATGCAGAGAAGATTAACACATGCAAGGAAGAGTGTCCCAGCTCCTGCAGTTAATGTAAATTCAATAGAACAAAAAAAGTACTCTGAAATATTGGAGGATCCCTGGAGCAGACTAAACCAAACACAACCATTAAAGCACAATTACATCGACCGTCCAATGTTTGATTTAACCATATATGACTTGGAAGCTGAACTGGACAATACCAACAGACTCCAGGAGGGTATATATATCAACAATTCATAG